From one Mytilus edulis chromosome 1, xbMytEdul2.2, whole genome shotgun sequence genomic stretch:
- the LOC139499885 gene encoding mutS protein homolog 5-like, which produces MSTSRILSSGQGIPNRTVTSSGAASFYTSDGDSIIGADDEDESLHENHINPVRQRAESSTINDQIYMSIFWQGGRLGLAYYDIESTQIHMMMDSVEHDDFSLLQRVIQQINPVIVVLSSKQDDRLIKTLKPIVTVETDDETEDVLQFLPSIDFSADICKRRILNLDLPSLPKHYTESERTLYISSLVPFDNQCMIRATGGLLKYLEKMRVGIELEDTDVRVPILDIKTFTLEDQLLLDDIAFSALQIFHKDLHPSVYKSGQTGAKEGLSLFGILNRCRSQIGSRQMRVWFLRPLRDQSVLKQRHDAVSFFITPRNIEIVSALSDNLKHVKDIQKVLSRMQQSQASIGDWQALYRTTYHAISIGDLCKSQSQSIDIFKKVSLKFGEELHRIANLISKIVDFDEMSVQNRFVVNPNVDEDLDEKKRRYNGLPDFMTQVAKEELNRLSEDITECNVIYLPQLGYLLAIPKPSDGSDDQYAMEDLEFVFMSNNMLHYRSARTRELDRLLGDTQCDIQDQETSIMHKLQNSILEHTKALLEVLELCGELDCLLAFATCAKEFNYVKPKLVPENVIDIKSGRHPLQELCCSPFVPNDVCSGQDYSNIKILTGPNACGKSVYLKQVAVIVYMAHIGSFVPAESASIGPIERIYTRIQSLDSVSVGLSTFMIDINQMSQALKRATESSLIIIDEFGKGTEMVDGMSLLCGCLTYWLEMGQHCPHVFVCTHFHSLINQHLLPKSPKIKYMTLETVHDGEELLFLYHLVEGHTNSSYASHIALQAGLPQEIVKRGTEVSGLIRQNKPIEKVDTEGTDTQYKRSKMIVDRFLELDLENGDLISFLSNVVLPISEGQI; this is translated from the exons ATGTCCACCAGTAGAATTTTATCATCAGGACAAGGCATACCAAACAGAACTGTTACATCATCAGGGGCAGCATCATTTTATACCAGTGATGGGGATAGCATCATTGGAGCAGATGATGAAGATGAAAGTTTACATGAAAATCATATTAATCCTGTACGACAGAGAGCTGAAAGTTCTACAATTAATGACCAG ATTTATATGAGTATATTTTGGCAAGGTGGACGACTTGGTCTGGCTTATTACGATATAGAATCAACACAGATACATATGATGATGGACAGTGTCGAACATGACGACTTTTCTCTGTTACAGCGAG TGATACAACAGATAAATCCTGTGATCGTTGTACTGAGTTCTAAACAAGATGACAGACTGATTAAAACACTCAAGCCTATAG ttACTGTGGAAACAGATGACGAAACTGAAGATGTTTTACAGTTTTTGCCCAGCATTGATTTCA GTGCTGATATTTGCAAGAGAAGAATATTAAATCTAGACTTGCCATCTCTCCCTAAACACTATACAGAGTCAGAGAGAACTTTGTATATATCATCACTAGTACCATTTGATAATCAATGTATG atcaGAGCAACAGGAGGCTTGTTAAAATACCTGGAGAAAATGAGAGTTGGTATAGAACTTGAGGATACAGATGTCAGAGTACCTATACTGGACATAAAAACTTTTACTTT GGAAGACCAGCTTCTCCTAGATGACATTGCATTTAG TGCCTTACAGATTTTCCACAAAGATTTACACCCATCTGTTTATAAATCAGGACAAACTGGTGCAAAAGAGGGACTCAGTCTATTTG GTATATTGAATAGGTGTAGATCACAGATAGGTAGCAGGCAAATGAG AGTATGGTTTTTGAGGCCTTTAAGAGATCAGTCTGTATTGAAGCAGCGACATGATGCAGTATCATTCTTCATCACCCCAAGGAACATAGAGATAGTGTCAGCTCTGTCAGATAACCTTAAACATGTCAAAGATATACAG AAGGTTCTCTCAAGAATGCAACAGTCTCAGGCTTCAATTGGTGATTGGCAGGCTCTCTATAGA ACCACATACCATGCAATTAGTATAGGAGACTTATGTAAAAGTCAGTCACAGTCcattgatatatttaaaaaa GTGTCTCTTAAATTTGGAGAGGAACTACACAGAATTGCAAATCTGATAAGTAAAATT GTAGATTTTGATGAGATGAGTGTGCAGAACAGATTTGTTGTCAATCCTAATGTAGATGAAGATTTGGATGAAA AGAAGAGACGATACAATGGTTTACCAGATTTTATGACACAAGTGGCTAAGGAGGAGTTAAACAGATTGAGTGAAGATATAACAGAATGCAATGTTATTTATCTACCTCAG CTTGGATATTTGCTAGCAATCCCCAAACCCAGTGATGGTTCAGATGATCAGTATGCCATGGAAGATCTAGAATTTGTG TTTATGTCCAACAATATGTTGCACTATAGAAGTGCTAGAACAAGAG AGCTTGACAGGTTACTAGGAGATACTCAGTGTGATATACAAG ATCAGGAGACCAGTATAATGCACAAGTTGCAGAATTCAATCCTTGAACATACAAAAGCTTTGTTGGAAGTTTTGGAGCTATGTGGAGAACTAGACTG TTTATTGGCATTTGCTACTTGTGCTAAAGAGTTCAATTATGTTAAACCCAAGCTGGTACCAGAAAATGTTATAGATATTAAATCAGGCAG ACATCCACTTCAAGAATTGTGTTGCAGTCCCTTTGTACCAAATGATGTATGCAGCGGCCAAGATTATAGTAATATCAAAATCCTGACTGGACCTAATGCTTGTGGGAAAAGTGTTTACTTAAAACAG GTAGCAGTGATAGTATACATGGCCCATATAGGAAGCTTTGTCCCAGCAGAGTCAGCATCAATTGGTCCTATAGAAAGAATATACACTAGAATACAGTCCCTGGACAGTGTGTCTGTTGGACTGTCAACATTTATGATTGACATCAACCag atgtCTCAGGCTTTGAAGAGGGCCACAGAGAGtagtttaattattattgatgAGTTTGGTAAAGGCACAGAAATG GTGGATGGGATGTCCTTATTGTGTGGATGTCTAACTTATTGGTTAGAGATGGGACAGCATTGTCCACATGTCTTTGTATGTACACACTTCCACAGTTTGATCAACCAACATTTACTACCAAAATCTCCAAAGATTAAATACATG ACATTAGAAACTGTTCATGATGGAGAAGAGTTACTGTTCCTGTATCATTTAGTAGAGGGTCATACAAACTCCAGTTATGCGAGCCATATAGCCCTACAAGCTGGACTGCCACAAGAAATAGTCAAACGTGGAACCGAG GTATCCGGGCTGATTAGACAAAACAAACCAATAGAGAAAGTGGATACTGAGGGCACTGATACACAGTATAAAAG GAGTAAAATGATAGTAGACAGATTTTTAGAGTTGGATCTGGAAAATGGTGATCTTATTTCTTTCCTTTCAAATGTAGTGTTACCAATTAGTGAAGGACAAATATGA